The Skermanella pratensis genome has a window encoding:
- a CDS encoding response regulator transcription factor, translated as MDRGTETGASSRHVILLVEGDASERAATAALLRQDGHHIVEAASLREMDRAFAERHFDMLLMDLTLPDGIAFTRLGQLRRDESLGIIVVTARTEEVDRLVSLELGADDFLVKPLNQRELALRVRNLLRRLRVGRSGRGSTCHFDGWTLDLARRHLQDPAGRNVRLTRSEFDLLAALSSNPGSILDRDRLTAAVSRRPGSPDDRTIDVLIGRLRRKIEIDPQDPRLILTIHGQGYCFAAV; from the coding sequence ATGGATCGGGGCACTGAAACCGGTGCGTCCAGCCGGCACGTCATATTGCTGGTGGAAGGGGATGCGTCCGAACGCGCCGCGACGGCCGCGCTTCTGAGGCAGGATGGCCACCATATCGTAGAAGCAGCCAGCTTGAGGGAAATGGACCGGGCCTTCGCGGAACGGCATTTCGACATGCTGCTCATGGATCTGACGTTGCCTGACGGCATTGCGTTCACCCGTCTCGGGCAACTTCGCCGCGACGAATCCCTCGGCATCATCGTCGTCACCGCTCGGACGGAGGAAGTCGACCGCCTGGTCAGCCTGGAACTGGGGGCCGACGACTTCCTGGTGAAACCCCTCAATCAGCGGGAGTTGGCGTTGCGCGTCCGGAACCTGCTGCGCCGCCTGCGGGTAGGACGGTCGGGCCGCGGATCGACCTGCCATTTCGACGGGTGGACGCTGGATCTGGCGCGTCGCCATCTGCAGGATCCGGCTGGGCGCAATGTCCGGCTGACCCGCAGCGAGTTCGACCTGCTCGCGGCGCTGTCGTCCAACCCCGGCAGCATCCTCGACCGCGACCGCCTGACTGCTGCCGTGAGCAGGCGGCCGGGCTCGCCGGACGATCGCACGATCGACGTTCTGATCGGGCGCCTGCGGCGCAAGATCGAAATCGATCCGCAGGATCCGAGGCTGATCCTGACAATCCACGGTCAGGGATACTGCTTCGCGGCGGTTTGA
- a CDS encoding YfiR/HmsC family protein, with product MKWKALVLTVLLCLPAAMARADVALDDVQVIAKSLGFLTAKPATPAKMAIVFAPEIEASKAEADRLAAMLGGGFKEGPLTLEPLLVPVSQLDKLEGAGVVFVTTGLAAHHGAIFDSAKAKRLLTVSTDSSCVRAGRCVMSVASQPAVEILVNKQAADQSQVAFRAAFRMLIIEI from the coding sequence ATGAAGTGGAAGGCGCTTGTCCTGACGGTTCTGCTTTGCCTGCCCGCAGCCATGGCTCGCGCCGACGTGGCGCTGGACGATGTGCAGGTCATCGCCAAGTCGTTGGGCTTCCTGACTGCCAAGCCGGCTACTCCCGCCAAGATGGCAATCGTCTTCGCGCCGGAGATCGAAGCTTCCAAGGCGGAGGCGGACCGGTTGGCCGCCATGCTGGGCGGTGGTTTCAAGGAGGGTCCGCTCACCCTCGAGCCGCTGCTGGTGCCGGTCTCCCAGCTGGACAAGCTCGAGGGGGCCGGCGTCGTCTTCGTGACCACAGGCTTGGCGGCACACCATGGCGCCATCTTCGACTCGGCCAAGGCGAAACGTCTCCTCACCGTCTCGACCGATTCCAGCTGCGTTCGCGCGGGCCGCTGCGTCATGTCGGTCGCCAGCCAGCCAGCCGTCGAGATCCTGGTGAACAAGCAGGCCGCCGATCAATCCCAGGTCGCCTTCAGGGCGGCCTTCCGCATGCTCATCATCGAAATCTGA
- a CDS encoding TonB-dependent receptor plug domain-containing protein: protein MKTLFPLASIGIALALTAAGPAHAQTINYGDLEALFKEPVTTSATGKPQRQTEVPVTMDIISAEDIRRSGANDIPEVLRSVAGVDVWRWSNGSSDVGVRGYNQAYSPRLLVLVNGRQVYLDHYGLTTWSAIPVELSEIRQIEVVKGPNSALFGFNAVAGVINIITFSPLYDDVNTATLRGGTQKYRQASLVNTLKIGDRAGLRISAGASNADEFDTPATPLQDSLRRNPERRSLSIDGLFQVLDDTQWGVELTRSHVQQSEMVPIYTPIAAKIDTYSARTTLTGEGALGLWEASIYRNWLEAKLDSGNVLPTLPISNNVTVAKLQDLFKVGTDHTFRVSGEYRHNAMETVPYKEATVSYDVYAAGGMWDWAVTDSISLTNAVRVDHLRLDRSGPVTLRNAPGAVGPFTNDDYDKALTEYSFNSSLAWRPTRLDTFRVMASRGVQLPSMIGLGYHDGYPVPFGPIPTSRVSGSPDIDPMAVMNYEVGYDRRIPQIDSLARFSLYRQTSKNLIGDADATRITNISPAGYDFLFRNVGSSNATGAEIGIDGRIGSGWKWGLNYSFEIVDDDLIAAYDDGRVSAIAYEETTPRHKVNGRLGYTWRGLELDLSAHYVSGTRVPLIQVGSSDTRLIDVEDRVTLNGRIGYHLNDTITVAVEGLSFNQTTHRETSLPEVERRLYFSVRADY from the coding sequence ATGAAGACCCTGTTTCCGCTCGCATCCATCGGCATCGCGCTCGCCCTGACCGCAGCCGGACCGGCGCATGCCCAAACGATCAACTACGGAGACCTGGAGGCGCTGTTCAAGGAACCGGTGACCACCAGCGCCACCGGCAAGCCGCAGCGGCAGACGGAAGTGCCGGTCACGATGGACATCATCAGCGCGGAGGATATCCGGCGGTCGGGTGCAAACGACATCCCGGAAGTGCTGCGCAGCGTCGCCGGCGTCGATGTCTGGCGGTGGAGCAACGGTTCCTCCGACGTGGGCGTGCGCGGATACAACCAAGCCTATTCTCCGCGCCTGCTGGTGCTGGTGAACGGGCGGCAGGTCTATCTCGACCACTATGGCCTGACCACCTGGAGCGCCATCCCGGTCGAACTGTCGGAGATCCGCCAGATCGAGGTGGTGAAGGGGCCGAACTCCGCCCTGTTCGGCTTCAACGCCGTCGCCGGCGTCATCAATATCATTACCTTCTCGCCGCTCTACGACGACGTCAACACGGCGACGCTACGCGGCGGCACCCAGAAATACCGTCAGGCATCCCTGGTCAACACCCTGAAGATCGGCGACCGGGCCGGTTTGCGCATCTCGGCGGGCGCCTCCAACGCCGATGAGTTCGACACTCCCGCGACTCCGCTCCAGGACAGCCTGCGCCGCAATCCGGAGCGCCGGTCGCTCAGCATCGACGGACTGTTCCAGGTCTTGGACGACACCCAATGGGGTGTCGAGCTGACCCGCAGCCATGTCCAGCAGTCGGAGATGGTCCCGATCTACACGCCGATCGCGGCGAAGATCGACACGTACTCGGCGCGGACGACGCTTACCGGCGAAGGGGCCCTCGGGCTTTGGGAAGCCTCGATCTACCGCAACTGGCTCGAAGCGAAGCTCGACTCCGGCAACGTGCTGCCGACGCTGCCGATATCGAACAACGTCACCGTCGCCAAGCTGCAGGACCTCTTCAAGGTCGGGACCGATCATACCTTCCGGGTGTCCGGCGAATACCGGCACAACGCCATGGAAACGGTGCCCTACAAGGAAGCGACGGTTTCCTACGATGTCTACGCCGCCGGGGGCATGTGGGATTGGGCGGTAACCGATTCGATCTCGCTGACCAACGCGGTCCGGGTCGATCACCTGCGCCTGGACCGGAGCGGACCCGTGACCTTGAGGAACGCTCCCGGCGCCGTCGGCCCCTTTACCAATGACGACTATGACAAGGCCCTGACGGAATACAGCTTCAACAGCAGCCTCGCCTGGAGGCCGACGCGGCTGGACACTTTCCGGGTGATGGCATCGCGGGGCGTCCAGCTTCCCTCGATGATCGGCCTTGGGTATCACGACGGCTATCCGGTTCCGTTCGGTCCGATCCCGACGTCGCGCGTTTCAGGAAGTCCAGACATCGACCCGATGGCCGTGATGAACTACGAAGTCGGGTATGACCGCCGAATTCCCCAGATCGACAGTTTGGCACGCTTCAGCCTGTACCGGCAGACCTCCAAGAACCTGATCGGCGACGCCGACGCGACGCGCATCACCAACATCTCCCCGGCGGGATACGACTTCCTGTTCCGCAATGTCGGCAGTTCGAACGCGACCGGAGCGGAGATCGGCATCGACGGGCGCATCGGGTCGGGCTGGAAATGGGGGCTGAACTACTCGTTCGAGATCGTGGACGACGACCTGATCGCGGCCTACGACGACGGGAGGGTCAGCGCCATCGCCTACGAGGAAACCACTCCCCGCCACAAGGTCAACGGCCGTCTCGGCTACACCTGGCGCGGTTTGGAGCTCGACCTCTCGGCCCACTACGTTTCCGGAACGCGCGTGCCCCTGATCCAGGTCGGCAGCAGCGACACCCGGCTGATCGACGTCGAGGATCGCGTCACGCTGAATGGTCGCATCGGCTACCATCTCAATGACACGATCACCGTGGCGGTCGAGGGATTGTCGTTCAACCAGACGACCCACCGGGAGACCTCGCTGCCCGAGGTCGAACGAAGGCTCTACTTCTCGGTGCGGGCCGACTACTGA
- a CDS encoding methyl-accepting chemotaxis protein yields MAKRPTLSNLPFFFKFALAPGLAVCLMMVVATVGYMGLGRLVGDLRTMVEANLRGGIDLATVSGRIDRVNGQLYQTVVAKVAQGNDAHVPERLTAIRSELDSIIRDLAIWRDRYAQSQEREKLDEAVEGLGTYREMIDVVESMLEFDFRGMVKLIGPLEENYKKLNALIAGIIDSGVESARVQADRSATAADLMRLVFLGSTLLAAVAVAGFSWGIGRATTGSIERIAAVTRKLADGEREVDIAALSRSDELGAIVDSLAVFRDNGIKLDQSWEEQKNEHEQRERRAQAMEQLVLALDDEISRTLDQVSSATVTLEKAAGSLSAVAQQTEHQADSVAGAAAQASANVDTVAATAERLSMAIVEIDRQVGESTRVSGQAVTSAQRANDLVTGMDDTTRKIGEVVKLITSIAVKTNLLALNATIEAARAGDAGKGFAVVAHEVKDLANQTAHATGEITAQIAAVQDATRLGAEAIREITSIIGRMNEIGGIIAGAVRDQSGATHEIVDSALQAADGTRTVSRSIEGVRDGAGETGKAAEDVNGAVGTLSSQASDLRTMIDRFLADIRSVNASRRGE; encoded by the coding sequence ATGGCGAAGCGCCCGACGCTGTCAAACCTGCCGTTCTTCTTCAAGTTCGCCCTCGCGCCGGGCTTGGCGGTCTGCCTGATGATGGTCGTCGCCACGGTGGGCTATATGGGGCTCGGCAGGCTCGTCGGGGATCTCAGGACGATGGTCGAGGCGAACCTGCGGGGCGGCATCGACCTGGCCACGGTCAGCGGCCGGATCGACAGGGTGAACGGACAACTCTACCAGACGGTGGTCGCCAAGGTCGCCCAGGGCAACGATGCCCATGTGCCGGAGCGGCTGACGGCGATCCGCAGCGAACTGGATTCGATCATCCGCGATCTCGCAATCTGGCGCGACCGGTATGCCCAGTCGCAGGAACGCGAAAAGCTGGACGAGGCGGTCGAGGGGCTCGGCACCTACCGGGAGATGATCGACGTCGTCGAGTCGATGCTTGAATTCGATTTCCGCGGGATGGTCAAGCTGATCGGGCCGCTGGAGGAGAACTATAAGAAGCTCAATGCGCTGATCGCCGGCATCATCGATTCCGGAGTGGAGAGCGCCAGGGTGCAGGCCGACCGGTCCGCGACCGCGGCTGACCTGATGAGGCTGGTGTTCCTGGGATCCACCCTGCTCGCCGCCGTGGCGGTCGCCGGCTTCTCCTGGGGCATCGGCCGGGCGACAACCGGCTCCATCGAGCGGATCGCCGCGGTGACCCGGAAGCTCGCCGACGGCGAGCGGGAGGTGGATATCGCCGCGCTCTCCCGGAGCGACGAACTGGGGGCCATCGTGGATTCCCTGGCGGTGTTCCGCGACAACGGCATCAAGCTGGACCAGTCCTGGGAAGAGCAGAAGAACGAGCACGAGCAGCGTGAGCGGCGCGCCCAGGCCATGGAACAGCTCGTCCTGGCGCTCGACGACGAGATTTCCCGGACGCTTGACCAGGTATCGTCCGCGACCGTCACCCTGGAGAAGGCCGCCGGGTCGCTCTCGGCGGTCGCCCAGCAGACGGAGCATCAGGCCGACTCCGTCGCCGGCGCCGCGGCCCAGGCTTCCGCCAACGTCGATACCGTGGCGGCCACTGCGGAGCGCCTGTCGATGGCCATCGTGGAGATCGACCGCCAGGTGGGCGAGTCGACGCGGGTGTCCGGTCAGGCCGTCACGTCGGCCCAGCGGGCAAATGATCTGGTGACGGGGATGGACGACACGACGCGGAAGATCGGCGAGGTGGTGAAGTTGATCACCAGCATCGCGGTCAAGACGAACCTCCTGGCCCTGAACGCGACGATCGAGGCCGCGCGGGCAGGGGACGCAGGGAAGGGCTTCGCGGTGGTCGCCCACGAGGTCAAGGATCTGGCGAACCAGACGGCCCATGCCACGGGCGAGATCACGGCCCAGATCGCCGCCGTGCAGGACGCGACCCGCCTGGGGGCGGAGGCGATCCGCGAGATCACGTCGATCATCGGCCGGATGAACGAGATCGGCGGCATCATCGCCGGCGCCGTCCGGGACCAGAGCGGCGCCACCCACGAAATCGTCGACAGCGCGCTTCAGGCGGCCGACGGCACCCGCACGGTGTCCCGCAGCATCGAAGGCGTCAGGGACGGTGCCGGCGAGACCGGCAAGGCCGCGGAGGACGTCAACGGCGCGGTCGGCACGCTGTCCAGCCAGGCCAGCGACCTGCGCACCATGATCGACCGGTTCCTGGCCGACATCCGCTCGGTCAACGCATCGCGGAGGGGCGAATGA
- the rpsD gene encoding 30S ribosomal protein S4 → MSKRQESKYKIDRRLGVNLWGRPKSPINRREYGPGQHGQRRKKPSDFGLQLMAKQKLKGYYANIGEKQFRRLYAEAVRRRGDTGENLIQLLERRLDAVVYRMKFVPTPFAARQFVNHGHVRVNGKRVNIPSYQVKDGDVIEVKQKSKQMALVMEAIASGERDIPDYLDVDTSALKGTFVRAPAFADVPYPVQMEPNLVVEYYSR, encoded by the coding sequence ATGAGCAAGCGTCAAGAATCCAAGTACAAGATCGACCGCCGTCTGGGCGTCAACCTCTGGGGTCGCCCGAAGAGCCCGATCAACCGCCGTGAATACGGTCCCGGCCAGCATGGCCAGCGTCGCAAGAAGCCGTCCGACTTCGGCCTGCAGCTGATGGCCAAGCAGAAGCTGAAGGGCTACTACGCCAACATCGGCGAGAAGCAGTTCCGCCGTCTCTATGCCGAGGCCGTCCGTCGCCGCGGCGACACCGGCGAGAACCTGATCCAGTTGCTGGAGCGCCGGCTCGACGCCGTCGTCTACCGCATGAAGTTCGTCCCGACCCCGTTCGCCGCGCGCCAGTTCGTGAACCATGGCCATGTCCGCGTCAACGGCAAGCGGGTCAACATTCCGTCCTACCAGGTCAAGGACGGCGACGTGATCGAGGTCAAGCAGAAGTCGAAGCAGATGGCGCTGGTCATGGAAGCGATCGCTTCCGGTGAGCGCGACATCCCCGACTACCTGGACGTCGACACCTCGGCCCTCAAGGGCACTTTCGTGCGCGCCCCGGCCTTCGCCGACGTGCCGTACCCGGTCCAGATGGAACCGAACCTGGTGGTCGAGTACTACAGCCGCTGA
- the rarD gene encoding EamA family transporter RarD: MARDARAPVDPAVSGILYALGAFLVWGVAPIFFKALQPATPVEILSHRVVWSLLLMIALVLVMRDPRDVVTALSSARRVGVFALTTCLVTTNWLLFIWAVNTDHIVQTSLGYYINPLVNVVLGVLFLGERLNVKQTLSVALAAIGVTSLVISLGELPWVSLTLATTFGFYALIRKKAGIDPLVGLLIETAMLTPFAAIYLIWIGAAGTGTFTLDNPGLAALLAVSGIVTALPLIFFNFGAQRLKLSTMGLMQYISPTLQLAIGVLLFGEAFTPAHAIAFGLIWVALAIYSTDAFLTHRARR; encoded by the coding sequence GTGGCCCGTGACGCGCGCGCTCCCGTCGATCCCGCCGTTTCCGGCATCCTGTACGCGCTCGGCGCCTTCCTGGTCTGGGGCGTCGCCCCCATTTTCTTCAAGGCGCTCCAGCCGGCCACTCCGGTAGAGATCCTGTCGCACCGCGTGGTCTGGTCGCTGCTGCTGATGATCGCCCTGGTGCTGGTGATGCGCGACCCGCGCGACGTCGTGACCGCCCTGTCCAGCGCCCGGCGTGTCGGTGTCTTCGCCCTGACCACCTGCCTTGTCACGACGAACTGGCTGCTGTTCATCTGGGCGGTCAACACCGACCATATCGTCCAGACCAGCCTGGGCTATTACATCAACCCGCTGGTCAATGTCGTGCTCGGGGTGCTGTTCCTCGGCGAGCGGCTGAACGTCAAGCAGACGCTTTCGGTGGCGCTGGCAGCGATCGGTGTCACCAGCCTCGTGATCAGCCTGGGCGAATTGCCCTGGGTTTCGCTGACCCTGGCGACCACCTTCGGCTTCTATGCCCTGATCCGCAAGAAGGCGGGCATCGATCCGCTCGTGGGATTGCTGATCGAGACGGCGATGCTGACGCCGTTCGCGGCGATCTATCTGATATGGATCGGCGCTGCGGGCACGGGAACCTTCACCCTGGACAATCCCGGACTGGCGGCGCTGCTGGCGGTCTCCGGCATCGTCACGGCGCTGCCGCTGATCTTCTTCAACTTCGGCGCCCAGCGCCTGAAGCTGTCGACCATGGGGCTGATGCAGTACATCTCGCCGACGCTTCAACTGGCGATCGGCGTGCTTTTGTTCGGAGAAGCCTTCACTCCGGCCCATGCCATCGCTTTCGGGCTGATCTGGGTGGCGCTGGCGATCTACAGCACCGACGCCTTCCTGACGCACCGGGCGCGGAGATAA
- a CDS encoding methyl-accepting chemotaxis protein, which produces MARGSTTAATGGFARRLTLRFVGSAVAYALLGIGVVGASMSVLVLMGLRRFSQDWAALVAEARLPGAESLTSTVSLMSFLVTWGSVATISTLISVGLFFLWFTRSRVVNPLVRLTGAIDQLAGGQSTVAIPYAAQQDEIGVMARAVLVLKQNTVEKLRLEAEQAALKQQSEAERRRVLGDLAGHLDESIGQVVETLSGAATALQSNAQLMLSSCDDARQRSSAIASTSKTSSASVESLASAANALSDSIADIERQTGQATSIARTGMDQVAATNEVVTGLNDTVREIGQVVGMIGEIAAQTNLLALNATIESARAGMAGKGFAVVASEVKNLAGQAGRATEEVTQKIHQIQEVTGRAVATMTSVAQTIEQIGGIVTDIASAVERQSTAARTIAHNVDTASDGTRRVYSDIERVASATENSGRTADQVMSSARSVNDKARDLRSTVDSFLQKLRSA; this is translated from the coding sequence ATGGCACGCGGTTCGACTACGGCTGCCACCGGCGGATTCGCTCGACGCCTGACGCTGCGGTTCGTGGGATCGGCCGTCGCCTATGCCCTGCTCGGCATCGGGGTCGTCGGCGCCTCCATGTCGGTTCTCGTCCTCATGGGACTTCGCCGATTCTCGCAGGACTGGGCGGCGCTCGTGGCCGAAGCCCGGCTCCCGGGCGCCGAGAGCCTGACCTCCACAGTCTCCCTGATGTCCTTCCTGGTGACTTGGGGCAGCGTCGCGACCATCAGCACCCTGATATCGGTCGGCCTGTTCTTCCTGTGGTTCACGCGCAGCCGGGTCGTCAATCCGCTGGTGCGGCTGACCGGCGCCATCGACCAGCTCGCCGGCGGGCAGTCCACGGTCGCGATCCCCTATGCCGCCCAGCAGGACGAGATCGGGGTCATGGCGCGCGCCGTTCTGGTTCTCAAGCAGAACACCGTCGAGAAGCTCCGTCTGGAGGCCGAACAGGCCGCGCTCAAGCAGCAGTCGGAGGCGGAGCGCAGGCGCGTGCTGGGTGACCTTGCCGGCCACCTCGACGAGAGCATCGGCCAGGTCGTCGAGACACTGTCGGGGGCGGCCACCGCGCTCCAGTCCAACGCGCAGCTCATGCTGAGTTCCTGCGATGACGCCCGCCAGCGTTCGTCCGCCATCGCGTCGACCTCGAAGACCTCGTCCGCCAGCGTCGAAAGCCTGGCCTCTGCCGCGAATGCCTTGTCGGACAGCATCGCCGACATCGAGCGTCAGACCGGTCAGGCCACCAGCATCGCCCGCACCGGGATGGATCAGGTCGCCGCGACCAACGAGGTGGTGACGGGGCTGAACGATACCGTCCGGGAGATTGGCCAAGTGGTCGGCATGATCGGCGAGATCGCGGCCCAGACCAATCTGCTGGCGCTCAACGCCACCATCGAATCCGCCCGGGCCGGCATGGCGGGGAAGGGCTTCGCCGTCGTCGCGAGCGAGGTGAAGAACCTGGCCGGACAGGCCGGACGCGCGACCGAGGAAGTGACCCAGAAGATCCATCAGATCCAGGAAGTCACCGGCAGGGCGGTCGCGACCATGACCAGCGTCGCGCAGACCATCGAGCAGATCGGCGGCATCGTCACCGACATCGCGTCGGCCGTCGAGCGCCAGAGCACCGCAGCCCGGACGATCGCCCACAACGTGGATACCGCTTCCGATGGAACGCGGCGGGTCTACAGCGATATCGAGCGGGTTGCCTCCGCTACCGAGAATTCCGGCCGGACGGCCGACCAGGTCATGTCGTCGGCCCGTTCGGTGAACGACAAGGCCAGGGATCTCCGCTCGACCGTGGACAGCTTCCTGCAGAAACTGCGTAGCGCCTGA
- the grxD gene encoding Grx4 family monothiol glutaredoxin → MDNSVAERIKSDIESNDVVLYMKGTPVFPQCGFSSAVVQVLTHLGVKFKGIDVLVDPSLREGIKSFSSWPTIPQLYVKGEFVGGCDIVREMYQTGELMEMLSSKGVDVQVKA, encoded by the coding sequence ATGGATAACTCCGTAGCAGAACGGATCAAGAGCGACATCGAGAGCAACGACGTCGTCCTCTACATGAAGGGCACCCCGGTTTTCCCGCAGTGCGGCTTTTCGTCCGCCGTCGTCCAGGTGCTGACCCATCTGGGCGTCAAGTTCAAGGGCATCGACGTGCTGGTCGACCCGAGCCTGCGCGAGGGCATCAAGTCCTTCAGCAGCTGGCCGACCATTCCGCAGCTCTATGTGAAGGGCGAGTTCGTCGGCGGCTGCGACATCGTCCGCGAGATGTACCAGACCGGCGAGCTGATGGAGATGCTGAGCTCCAAGGGCGTGGACGTCCAGGTCAAGGCCTGA
- a CDS encoding BolA/IbaG family iron-sulfur metabolism protein, with product MAMDAALIESLIREGIPDAEVRIEDLRGDGDHYAAYVESAAFKGKTRVQQHKMVYDALQGRMGGELHALALQTSIPKDA from the coding sequence ATGGCGATGGACGCGGCTCTCATAGAGAGCTTGATCAGGGAAGGCATCCCCGATGCCGAGGTTCGCATCGAGGATTTGCGTGGTGATGGCGATCATTACGCCGCCTATGTCGAATCCGCCGCTTTCAAGGGCAAGACGCGCGTCCAGCAGCACAAAATGGTTTACGACGCCCTGCAGGGCCGCATGGGCGGGGAGCTTCATGCCCTCGCCCTGCAGACCAGCATTCCCAAAGACGCCTGA
- the purL gene encoding phosphoribosylformylglycinamidine synthase subunit PurL gives MVWWRPCRDHELPRKEPAVTAELAAEHGLSPDEYQRMLDIVGRTPSFTELGIFSVMWSEHCSYKSSRVWLKKLPTKAPHVICGPGENAGVIDIGDGQAAIFKMESHNHPSFIEPYQGAATGVGGILRDVFTMGARPIANMNALRFGSPDHPKTRHLISGVVAGIGGYGNCVGVPTVGGETNFHPSYNGNILVNAMTVGLAETDRIFYSAAAGVGNPVVYVGSKTGRDGIHGATMASAEFSEDSEEKRPTVQVGDPFTEKLLIEACLELMATDAIVAIQDMGAAGLTSSSVEMADKGGLGIELDLDTVPQRESGMTPYEIMLSESQERMLIVLKPGREDLAKAIFDKWELDFAVIGRVTASGRLVLRMHGETYCDLEVGPLVDRAPVYERPWEPTPPQADIDARDIPLPAPATEILHRLVGSPDLASRRWIWEQYDSQVGADTVAGSGGDAAVVRVHGTNKALAITTDCTPRYCFADPVRGGAQAVAEAWRNLTAVGAKPLAITDNMNFGNPQKPRIMGQFAGCIEGMADACTALDFPVVSGNVSLYNETNGEAILPTPAIGGVGILPDASLAVSLAFKAPDQAILLIGETAGHVGQSLYLREIHGREEGSPPPVDLAVERRNGDLVRDLIRDRTVTACHDVSDGGLLVALAEMAMAGRIGAAIDLPDGADAAGFLFGEDQGRYVVTTADADAVMARAKSAGVPVRRLGVTGGATLTLGTADAISVDGLRTAHEAWLPSIMAGGAD, from the coding sequence ATGGTCTGGTGGAGGCCCTGTCGTGACCACGAACTCCCCCGCAAGGAACCCGCCGTCACCGCCGAACTGGCCGCGGAGCACGGGCTTTCCCCTGACGAATACCAGCGGATGCTGGACATCGTCGGTCGCACGCCCTCCTTCACGGAACTGGGCATCTTCTCCGTCATGTGGTCGGAGCACTGCTCGTACAAATCGTCGAGGGTTTGGCTGAAGAAACTCCCGACCAAGGCGCCGCACGTCATCTGCGGACCGGGCGAGAATGCCGGGGTGATCGACATCGGCGACGGACAGGCCGCCATCTTCAAGATGGAGAGCCATAACCACCCGTCCTTCATCGAACCCTACCAGGGGGCCGCGACCGGCGTCGGCGGCATCCTGCGCGATGTCTTCACCATGGGCGCGCGGCCGATCGCCAATATGAACGCGCTCCGGTTCGGCAGCCCCGACCATCCGAAGACACGGCACCTGATCTCCGGCGTGGTCGCCGGCATCGGCGGTTACGGCAACTGCGTCGGCGTGCCGACGGTCGGCGGGGAGACGAACTTCCACCCGTCCTACAACGGCAATATCCTGGTCAACGCCATGACCGTGGGCCTTGCCGAGACAGACCGGATCTTCTACTCGGCGGCCGCCGGCGTCGGCAATCCCGTGGTCTATGTCGGGTCCAAGACCGGCCGCGACGGCATCCACGGCGCCACCATGGCCTCGGCCGAGTTCTCCGAGGACAGCGAGGAGAAGCGGCCGACGGTTCAGGTCGGCGACCCCTTCACCGAGAAACTGCTGATCGAGGCCTGCCTGGAACTGATGGCGACCGACGCCATCGTGGCGATCCAGGACATGGGTGCCGCCGGACTGACCTCCTCCTCGGTGGAAATGGCCGACAAGGGCGGCCTCGGCATCGAGCTGGACCTGGATACGGTCCCGCAGCGCGAATCCGGCATGACCCCGTACGAGATCATGCTGTCCGAGAGCCAGGAGCGCATGCTGATCGTCCTGAAGCCGGGCCGCGAGGATCTGGCCAAGGCGATCTTCGACAAGTGGGAGCTGGACTTCGCCGTGATCGGCCGGGTCACCGCCAGCGGCCGGCTGGTCCTCAGGATGCATGGCGAGACCTATTGCGACCTCGAAGTGGGGCCGCTGGTCGATCGGGCGCCGGTATACGAACGCCCGTGGGAACCGACCCCGCCCCAGGCCGACATCGACGCCCGCGACATCCCCCTGCCCGCCCCCGCGACCGAGATCCTGCACCGGCTGGTCGGCAGCCCCGACCTGGCGTCTCGCCGCTGGATCTGGGAGCAGTATGACAGCCAGGTCGGCGCCGACACGGTCGCGGGCTCGGGCGGCGATGCCGCCGTCGTGCGCGTCCACGGGACGAACAAGGCGCTGGCCATCACGACCGACTGCACGCCGCGCTACTGCTTCGCCGACCCGGTCCGCGGCGGTGCCCAGGCGGTGGCGGAAGCGTGGCGCAACCTGACGGCGGTCGGCGCCAAGCCGCTGGCGATCACCGACAACATGAACTTCGGCAACCCGCAGAAGCCGCGGATCATGGGCCAGTTCGCCGGGTGCATCGAGGGCATGGCGGATGCCTGCACCGCGCTGGACTTCCCGGTGGTTTCAGGCAATGTCAGCCTCTACAACGAGACCAACGGCGAGGCGATCCTGCCGACCCCGGCGATCGGCGGCGTCGGCATCCTGCCCGACGCGTCGCTGGCCGTTTCGCTCGCGTTCAAGGCCCCGGATCAGGCGATCCTGCTGATCGGCGAGACGGCGGGCCATGTCGGGCAATCGCTCTACCTGCGGGAAATCCACGGCCGGGAGGAAGGCTCGCCGCCGCCGGTCGACCTCGCGGTCGAACGCCGGAACGGCGACCTCGTCCGCGATCTGATCCGCGACCGCACCGTCACCGCCTGCCACGACGTCTCGGACGGCGGCTTGCTGGTGGCCCTGGCGGAAATGGCGATGGCCGGCCGGATCGGCGCCGCGATCGACCTGCCGGACGGTGCGGATGCCGCCGGCTTCCTGTTCGGCGAGGACCAGGGCCGTTATGTCGTCACCACGGCCGATGCGGACGCGGTGATGGCGCGCGCCAAGTCGGCCGGCGTGCCGGTGCGGCGTCTCGGCGTGACCGGCGGCGCCACGTTGACACTCGGTACGGCTGACGCCATATCGGTAGATGGCCTTAGAACGGCACATGAAGCCTGGCTGCCGTCGATCATGGCAGGCGGTGCGGATTAA